CCCATTCATGCCCGGCGGCAAGCGCCGCCGCCAGCAGGGGCAGGCTTTGTGCGTCGGCGCCGAGCAGGGCAATTTTCATGCTGGGCAGCCTAATCTACCGCCTGCACCGCAACAACTAGGGGTGGTAGAAGTTCGCTCCGTGCTACAATACCTTGTTCGCCGCGCGGTTCGCCGGGGCGAGCCAACTCAAGACTTACGTTCGCACTTGTGCGTTCGCTACCGGCAATGGACGACGACCACATGAAGGGATTCCAACTCCGATCCGCGCTGCGATCCCTGCGGCGGGCCTGGCTCCTCGCCGGCGGTTTGGTCGCCAGTTTATTCGCAGCGCCGCTGGCCGTTGCGCAGGCTCCCGACGTTCAGGCTGAAATCGCGAAGCAAGGCGAGAGTCCTGCTGAGCCCGAACCCGCTGCCGCACCGGAGGCGCCCCCTGAAGTTGCCGCGGCGATCAAGCAACTCGAAGGAGATCAGTACGCCGCGCGGCAAGCGGCGCAACGTACTCTGATTGCGATCGGAGCCCCCGCGCTCGAACCCACCGCCCAAGCGGCGGCGAAGGGCGGCCTGGAAACTTCGACGCGGGCCGCCCACATTCTGTGGGCTTGGGCCGATTCGGCGGATCAAACGCTAGCGATCCCCGCACTCGAGAAACTTGCGACGCTTGCGCAACGCCCTGTCGAAGCGGCCGAAGCGCAGCGGCGGCTGGCCGACCTGCGCGAGGCGGCGGCCATCGCGGCGATCAAAGAGCTGGGCGGCTTCGTCGAAATGGATCGCACCTTCGCGATGATGGGCGCTTACGGCACCCCGCTGCAGATCACGCTCAACAAAGACTGGAAGGGAGGAGCCGAGGGGCTTAAGCATATCGCGCTGATTCGCAACGCGACGACCCTCAGCGTTCACGGGGCGCCGCTTGGCGACGAAGCGCTGCCGGAGTTGGAAAAGCTCGCCAACGTGAAGCGGATGGAGTTCTTTGGACAGAAGTTTACGCCCGAACTCGTCGACAAGTCGCGCGAGAAGCTCCCCGCGACGTTGATTGACATTCGCAAAGGCGGGGCTCGGTTGGGAATCCGCGGACTCGACGCTCAGGAAATCGTTGCCGACAGCCCGGCGGCCAAGGCAGGCCTGATCATCGGCGACAAGATCACCGCGTTCGAAGGCAAGCCGATCGCCACGTTCGAGGAACTAACGGCCGCGATCTCCGACCGGATGCCAGGCGACACGGTGACGATCAAGTTCACGCGGGCCGGTGAAGAGCGCGAAACGAAAGTGACTTTCGACCGCTGGGGAGATAAGGCGGGCGCGGGACGAGCTCTTCCCGACGCCCCGCCGAGCGAGCAAGGATTGTTCGGGCCTGTGCCGCGGATTACTCCTTTGCAGCGCGTGCCGTTCGATGACCGGCCGACGCCGACTTCTCCCAGCGATCCGCTGCCGAAGTAAGCAGATCGAAGCCACGGCTCTGCCGGTGGACGAATTGCTAACTAGCCGCAACTTGCTCCGACCACCGGCAGAGTCGGTGGCTTTTATGTTCGAATAATATTGGGCTCAAACGGCGAGGCCCGTTTCAATCCGCAGCTCAAGCTCGCGGAGGTGGCCGCTTGAGTGGAGTTGCTCCACCAACAGATCACGCCCGCGCGTCGTCCAAACGCCAACGGTCCGCAACTCGGCTCGCGACGTGGGGCAAAGAAACGTCACCTGCGTCGGCGTGAGCACCGTTATTTCAACGCCAGAGCGATGCCGCGTGTAGCGGGCCGAGTAGTCGACCCGGCGGTGGTTAGCGCGGTCCTCCCAGGATGATTTGATCTGTTGCATGGCTGCGGCGCGACGGCATTAAATAACGGAAACTTGCGAGCTTGATCCCGCGGCGAGAACCACTAGCCAGATGGCCACGCCCTCCGGGCGAATTGCTCACTCGCTCGCCGCTTCAACCTGGACCGCGTGGCGGTCCGGCTACTGGCGTGCTTGGCAGCGTCGGCCAGAGAGCGGTTTGCCTTGCAACGGGTTTCGCATTCTACGCACGGTTTCCAAAGTCGGCAGCGTCAGCTCAAGCCCCCACTCGGGGAACACGGTCGACCGCATTCCCCGAGTGGGGGGATTCGCTCGGTTTACGGCGACTGGTCGATGAACATCGAACCATTGTCAGCGATGTTGAACATCGGTCGGTGCGGGTTGTTCCGCGTGTTCTGCGCGGCTCCGCCGAAGTGCCAGACGAGGTTCATGCCGATATTCCAGGCTTCTTCCGTGGCGCCGATAAGGCCGGCGTCGCCGCTCGGAATCAGGTAATTGAACCCAGTTTGTAGCGACCAACGATCGCTGAACGGCACGTAGAAGTCGCCGCCGAAGATCGTTTCGCTGTCGTTCGAGAAGCCGACCCAGAACCGCATATCGCCCGCTTTAAAGTTGTTGCGGAAGAAGAAGCGATACTGATCGACTGCCTGGAAATTTACTTCGCCGATCGTGCTGGAATTCGTGTGGGTTGAGCCAAGGAAGCCAAACTCACGACCACGTTGCGTCTTCAAGCTAATCTCGTACCGGATCTGTTGGAAGTTCGCGTCCACGAGCCAGTCGTCGGCCATGTAGTCCCACGCGGCGCCGAATTGCAAACCAGCCGGCACGCGACGGAAGAAACCAATGGTCACGAAGTCCTGAGCCCGATCGTCGGTGACGCCGCCGGTAGTGCCGGAGAGATGGCTTTGCACGGCTTGGTAGCCGAGTTGGTAGCTGAGTTCAGGGAACAGCAGGCCGATGAGCGGGGCCTTACCGCCGATGTTGATGCCTTCCTGGAAGCCAAAGTTACCGTCGCCCGACCCGCCGAACAGCGGCGAATCGCGCGGGCCTTTGAAACCATGAACGCCGGCCCACACCGACAGGTCGCGGAAGCGGGGCAAGCAAACCGGGAAGCACCAGTAGTCGGAGCCGCGATTCACGCCGCTGCCGCAGTCAACGCACTCTTGCATGCCGCAGCCGGGCTCAAGTCCGCAACCGGCTTCGATCGCGCCGCAGTTGGCTTCGATCGTGCCGCAGCCAGGTTCAACGGCGCCGCACCCTGGTTCGCAGATGCCGCAGTTGGCTTCGCCGCAACCGCAGGTGGCTTCTTGCAGGCCGCAGCCCGGATCGCTGTTGCAGTCGGCGCAATAGCCGGCCGGAGCGGTGAATGACTCGCGTTGGTGATGGATCGGCGGGCCAAGCAGTGATTCGTCGTAATCGAGCGCTGCGAAGTTCCGCATCCGCGAACGGTCGACCGTGGTGTAGGCCGCGGTTTCAACGCCGTTCGATTCTGGTTGCGTGAACGCCGGACGAGCGGTGATTCTGGCCGGAGCTTGCGCGACGGCTGGCGCCGGCAACGGGCGGGCAGCGCTGGCGAGCGGCTTGGCAACCTGCTGAACGGTCGGCGCAGTGACAGGAGCGGCGGGTGCCGGCGCTGCTTTGGCTTTGGCCGGTGCCGGTGGGGCTTCGCTTTCAGCAGGCGCCGAGGCGCTGCGGAACTGGAGCGAGCTATTCACAGCCGGGGCAGATGAACTGCCTGGCTTGCGGAATTCCACTCCATGGGCCGCGCCGGTGATGGGCGACATCCACAGGGGAGCGGTGAAGAGCAGGACCCGGGCGACTCGGTTGTAGCTCAAGCGGGGGAATTTCATGAATCGAATCCCGCGGGGGTCGGCCGAAGCCGCCGCCGCCTTGGTTCTCGACTCGGCCCAACCTTCCCAGCTTCGCGGCGAGGCGAAATTTGCCGGTGAAAAGGTAGACCGCGTCTCGGGAGCCCCCCCGGGAATCAACGCGTAAGAGTGATATCGGCCGGCCTCCGTCCTAACTTTCGGCAAAGTCATCACAATCGGAAAAAGTTCTCAAGATTGCCGGCGAGATCGCTAGCAACGAGCTGGGCGCTCGGTGGCAGCTGATTTGCCTCGTTTTGGCAGCTTCGCCGGTCGCTGCAATCTCGCCAAATTATGGGGAAATTGGAGTGTCTACTTCTAGTGATTCAACATGCGGCGCGAGTTCCTGCAGCGCGCGGAGAGACCGTGCCCATCGTTGGAAACCGTCAACAGTGCGGCATTTACAACGGTGCGGGGGTCGCGAACGCGTGGCGCAACGCGCTCCTGCGGCAAGACGCCGGCGGATTCCGTCACATCGATGTTGCCATGCTGAACTTTTGTGCTGATACTTAATGAGAGAGAAGAGTTCTTTGGAGCGATTCGACCTGCGGGTTTTTCCCGCTAGTTTGTCGACGCCCTAGTATGGCGCCGGCGACGAAGGTCCGCTGCTCTTTGCCAACTTCCGCTCTAGTAGCGTGCAGCGCAGGCATCCCTGGCACGAGCGTTAGCCACTCTGGCGACGCCATTTCCGTTTGCGACTGAAAGCGAATTCGCGTGCGCGCATTGCTGCGAGAGCAGAACGTTGTCCGAGGGTCGAGATCTTGGGCGATCGTTCAGACGGCATCCCCTGCCGCGAGAGTTCTTCCCGGAACTCATTGAAAACTTCCCCGCGCCCGCATCACCCGCAGCCATCGGGCTGCGTCCTTAATTACATCATCTGGGTCTACACAACGTTCCAGGACATCGCGCCGCCAGCACGACTCGCACACGCCCGCCATTTGACGATCGAGTCGTCGCCGTCGGCAGGGAGCATGGCAATGACCAAAGGCAGCGAAATTATTTCGCTCGTTTCTGAGCGACAGGATCGCGATCAGTTCCGCCGCAAGAATTGGGTCGGAACCTTCGAGGAGTATCTCGACATCGTTCGCGAGCACCCCGAGGTGACGCGGACCGCGTACCAACGGCTCTACGACATGATTTTGTCGTACGGCGTCGAGGTGCTCGACCGCAATCGCGAGAAGGTCTACCACTACCGCTTCTTCGACGACCCCGACCACAACGGCCACGACGCCGTCTACGGCCTCACAGGACCGTTGCACGATCTGGTCAACGCGCTGAAGAGCGCCGCCCACGAGTACGGCATCGAGAAGCGCGTCCTGCTGCTTCACGGCCCCGTCGGCAGCAGCAAAAGCACGATTGTCCGCCTCCTGAAGCAGGGCCTCGAACGCTACTCCGCCACCGACGCCGGCGCCCTCTACACGCTCGGCTGGGTCGATGAGGAAGATCCGGAGGAGGTTCACTGGTGCCCGATGAACGAGGAGCCGCTCCACCTCATTCCAGAGCGTTTCCGCGACGACGTGGCAGCCAAACTCAATGTGGGCCGTGGCGAAGATGACCTCAAAGTGCGCATCCGCGGCGAGCTCGATCCCTTCTGCCGCTTCATGTACCAGCATCGGCTGAAGAAGTACGACGGCGACTGGACGCGCGTCGTGCAAGACGTTCGTATCAAGCGGTTGATTCTTAGCGAGAAAGACCGCATCGGCATCGGCACCTTCCAGCCGAAGGACGAAAAGAATCAGGATGCCACTGAGCTGACCGGGGACATCAACTACCGCAAAATCGCCGTCTACGGCAGCGATAGCGACCCGCGGGCCTTTAATTTCGACGGCGAATTCAATATCGCCAACCGCGGTATCATCGAGTTCGTCGAGGTGCTGAAGCTCGACGTGGCATTCCTCTATGACCTGCTCGGCGCCAGCCAGGAACATCGCATCAAGCCGAAGAAGTTCGCGCAGACCGACATCGACGAAGTGATCATCGGTCACACGAACGAACCGGAGTACCGCCGGCTACAGAACAACGAGTTCATGGAGGCCCTTCGCGACCGGACGGTGAAGATCGACATTCCGTACGTCACGACGCTGGCGAACGAAATCAAGATTTACGAGAAGGACTACAACCCGCGCACGGTGCCCAACAAGCACATCGCGCCGCACACGATCGAAATGGCGGCGATGTGGGCGATCCTCACGCGGCTCGAGGAGCCAAAGCACGCCGGCCTGTCGCGGCTGCAAAAGCTGAAGCTCTACAACGGCAAGTCGCTCCCCGGGTTCACCGAGGAGAACATCGCCGAGCTGCGAGATCAGGCCGTTAGCGAGGGCCTCATCGGCATCTCGCCGCGGTATGTGCAGGACAAGCTCTCCAACGCGCTTGTCGCCCATCCAGAGGCCCGGTCCATCAACCCGTTCATGGTGCTCAATGAACTGGAGGCCGGGCTCAAGCATCACAGC
This sequence is a window from Lacipirellula parvula. Protein-coding genes within it:
- a CDS encoding DUF6666 family protein produces the protein MKFPRLSYNRVARVLLFTAPLWMSPITGAAHGVEFRKPGSSSAPAVNSSLQFRSASAPAESEAPPAPAKAKAAPAPAAPVTAPTVQQVAKPLASAARPLPAPAVAQAPARITARPAFTQPESNGVETAAYTTVDRSRMRNFAALDYDESLLGPPIHHQRESFTAPAGYCADCNSDPGCGLQEATCGCGEANCGICEPGCGAVEPGCGTIEANCGAIEAGCGLEPGCGMQECVDCGSGVNRGSDYWCFPVCLPRFRDLSVWAGVHGFKGPRDSPLFGGSGDGNFGFQEGINIGGKAPLIGLLFPELSYQLGYQAVQSHLSGTTGGVTDDRAQDFVTIGFFRRVPAGLQFGAAWDYMADDWLVDANFQQIRYEISLKTQRGREFGFLGSTHTNSSTIGEVNFQAVDQYRFFFRNNFKAGDMRFWVGFSNDSETIFGGDFYVPFSDRWSLQTGFNYLIPSGDAGLIGATEEAWNIGMNLVWHFGGAAQNTRNNPHRPMFNIADNGSMFIDQSP
- a CDS encoding PrkA family serine protein kinase; the protein is MKTSPRPHHPQPSGCVLNYIIWVYTTFQDIAPPARLAHARHLTIESSPSAGSMAMTKGSEIISLVSERQDRDQFRRKNWVGTFEEYLDIVREHPEVTRTAYQRLYDMILSYGVEVLDRNREKVYHYRFFDDPDHNGHDAVYGLTGPLHDLVNALKSAAHEYGIEKRVLLLHGPVGSSKSTIVRLLKQGLERYSATDAGALYTLGWVDEEDPEEVHWCPMNEEPLHLIPERFRDDVAAKLNVGRGEDDLKVRIRGELDPFCRFMYQHRLKKYDGDWTRVVQDVRIKRLILSEKDRIGIGTFQPKDEKNQDATELTGDINYRKIAVYGSDSDPRAFNFDGEFNIANRGIIEFVEVLKLDVAFLYDLLGASQEHRIKPKKFAQTDIDEVIIGHTNEPEYRRLQNNEFMEALRDRTVKIDIPYVTTLANEIKIYEKDYNPRTVPNKHIAPHTIEMAAMWAILTRLEEPKHAGLSRLQKLKLYNGKSLPGFTEENIAELRDQAVSEGLIGISPRYVQDKLSNALVAHPEARSINPFMVLNELEAGLKHHSLITHEETKHQFRELLGVVKEEYTNIVKNEVQRAIAADEAALSRLCGNYIDNIKAYTQREKVRNAFTGQYEEPDERLMRSIEDKIDIPESRKDDFRREIMNYIGALSIDGKKFDYRTNERLNKALELKLFEDQKDSIKLTSLVSNVVDAETQQKIDVVKGRLIRDLGYDDESATDVLNYVASIFARGDAKEK
- a CDS encoding PDZ domain-containing protein, yielding MDDDHMKGFQLRSALRSLRRAWLLAGGLVASLFAAPLAVAQAPDVQAEIAKQGESPAEPEPAAAPEAPPEVAAAIKQLEGDQYAARQAAQRTLIAIGAPALEPTAQAAAKGGLETSTRAAHILWAWADSADQTLAIPALEKLATLAQRPVEAAEAQRRLADLREAAAIAAIKELGGFVEMDRTFAMMGAYGTPLQITLNKDWKGGAEGLKHIALIRNATTLSVHGAPLGDEALPELEKLANVKRMEFFGQKFTPELVDKSREKLPATLIDIRKGGARLGIRGLDAQEIVADSPAAKAGLIIGDKITAFEGKPIATFEELTAAISDRMPGDTVTIKFTRAGEERETKVTFDRWGDKAGAGRALPDAPPSEQGLFGPVPRITPLQRVPFDDRPTPTSPSDPLPK